The following are encoded in a window of Glandiceps talaboti chromosome 5, keGlaTala1.1, whole genome shotgun sequence genomic DNA:
- the LOC144435423 gene encoding 1-aminocyclopropane-1-carboxylate synthase-like protein 1, which produces MASKKSRIDFGEEWLSQRGVKIHKNCDSHIQNSSDEKADITQPYDADTNPNGIVCLHVGPNSVSANLVVAKQSGRGLTFESNWTKKKQNVVLSVTLEGAGIGERIGWLRSSTKLVDRGSGYHSCKRIFLEVVLSLDMYQSLVLLIKRRRPPDLDAIGWIPERLCNKMFSKYDNYDYGEDWLSQRAVRFRKSFSVKATGDHKCTANPYHPVTNQDGVINLGISGNTLSSSIVAEKLEMITKNMKIEPQLLDYHDFRGMSELRSVIARFLTKYTKPNSALSPNNLTVLNGCSAVTAALGMVLFDPGDGLMVPTPLYNGMHNSMRRMPEVEMVYVDLDDNPEMPFQLTADKLESTFQEAEKQGIKVRGLFLINPHNPTGDIYPESLLRECLQFAKRHALHVIIDEIYLLSVFQEDTKFTSVLSLEDLPDPERTHVIWGFSKDFCMCGLRCGVLYSWNTHVIKGLSKVNTFFSVPTLVQSILHQMLQDEDWVEQTYIPANHCLLRESHEVLSNELTKLEVPHLKRSAGLFVWVNLKKFLPILSFAEELKLFHEFVENGVNISPGQSYYCSKPGWFRIVFAVPLDTLRVAIKRVAEVLENRKLTVNE; this is translated from the exons ATGGCATCAAAGAAAAGTCGGATTGACTTTGGTGAGGAGTGGTTGTCACAGCGTGGTGTCAAGATCCATAAAAACTGTGACAGCCACATCCAAAACAGCAGTGATGAGAAAGCAGACATCACTCAACCATATGATGCAGATACCAATCCAAATGGTATTGTCTGTCTTCATGTTGGACCCAATTCTGTTTCTGCAAACCTTGTCGTTGCCAAACAGAG TGGTCGTGGTCTGACCTTTGAGTCGAATTGgacaaagaaaaaacaaaacgtTGTGCTATCAgtaacactagagggcgctggcATAGGCGAAAGAATCGGCTGGCTGAGGTCGTCAACGAAACTTGTGGATCGTGGATCAGGCTATCATAGTTGTAAACGAATCTTTCTGGAAGTGGTCCTTTCT CTAGACATGTACCAGAGTTTGGTGTTACTGATAAAACGTAGAAGGCCCCCAGATCTAGACGCAATTG GGTGGATACCAGAGAGACTCTGCAATAAGATGTTTTCTAAATATGACAACTATGATTATGGTGAAGATTGGTTATCACAGCGTGCTGTCCGATTCAGAAAAAGCTTTAGTGTGAAAGCCACTGGTGATCACAAATGCACTGCCAATCCATACCACCCTGTAACAAATCAAGATGGCGTAATAAACCTTGGTATATCTGGTAATACTTTGTCATCCAGCATAGTTGCTGAAAAACTAGAGATGATTACAAAGAATATGAAAATTGAGCCACAGTTGTTAGACTATCACGATTTCAGAGGAATGTCAGAGTTAAGATCAGTGATTGCTAggtttttgacaaaatataccAAACCCAACTCAGCATTGAGTCCTAATAACTTAACTGTGTTAAATGGATGTTCAGCAGTTACAGCTGCACTTGGGATGGTTTTGTTTGATCCAGGTGATGGATTGATGGTACCAACTCCTTTGTACAATGGAATGCATAATTCCATGCGTAGAATGCCAGAAGTTGAAATGGTGTACGTAGATCTAGATGATAATCCAGAAATGCCATTTCAGCTAACAGCTGATAAACTGGAGTCAACATTTCAAGAAGCAGAGAAACAAGGAATCAAAGTACGAGGGTTGTTTCTGATTAACCCTCATAATCCCACTGGTGATATCTATCCAGAATCTCTACTCAGAGAGTGTTTACAGTTTGCCAAGAGGCATGCCTTACATGTCATTATTGATGAGATCTACTTGTTATCAGTATTTCAGGAAGATACTAAGTTTACCAGTGTGTTGAGTCTTGAAGATTTACCAGATCCAGAAAGAACACATGTTATATGGGGATTCTCCAAAGACTTCTGTATGTGTGGATTACGATGTGGTGTTTTGTATTCATGGAATACTCATGTGATAAAGGGACTCAGCAAAGTAAATACCTTTTTCTCAGTCCCCACACTTGTACAATCTATTCTTCATCAAATGCTACAGGATGAAGATTGGGTGGAACAGACCTACATCCCAGCAAATCACTGTTTACTTAGAGAGTCTCACGAAGTCCTGTCCAATGAATTGACCAAGTTAGAGGTACCTCATTTGAAGAGATCCGCTGGTCTTTTCGTTTGGGTTAACCTTAAAAAATTCCTCCCAATTTTATCATTTGCAGAAGAATTGAAGTTATTCCATGAGTTTGTAGAAAATGGTGTAAACATTTCACCCGGTCAGTCTTATTACTGTAGTAAACCAGGCTGGTTCAGGATTGTCTTTGCAGTCCCACTTGATACTCTGAGAGTAGCTATAAAGAGAGTGGCTGAGGTTTTAGAAAATAGAAAGTTGacagtaaatgaatga
- the LOC144435424 gene encoding 1-aminocyclopropane-1-carboxylate synthase-like protein 1, whose translation MITKNMKIEPQLLDYHDFRGMSELRSVIARFLTKYTKPNSALSPNNLTVLNGCSAVTAALGMVLFDPGDGLMVPTPLYNGMHNSMCRMPEVEMVYVDLDDNPEMPFQLTADKLESTFQEAEKQGIKVRGLFLINPHNPTGDIYPESLLRECLQFAKRHALHVIIDEIYLLSVFQEDTKFTSVLSLEDLPDPERTHVIWGFSKDFCMCGLRCGVLHSLNSEVHKALGNTCMYFTVSALQQHILLQMLQDEDWVEQTYIPANHHLLRESHRFLSDELTKLGVPHLKRSAGLFMWVNLKKFLPVVSFDEELKLFNEFVENGVNISPGQSYHCCRPGWFRIVFAVSIDTLKIGVERIRKVLDSRKLS comes from the coding sequence ATGATTACAAAGAATATGAAAATTGAGCCACAATTGTTAGACTATCATGATTTCAGAGGAATGTCAGAGTTAAGATCAGTGATTGCTAggtttttgacaaaatataccAAACCCAACTCAGCATTGAGTCCTAATAACTTAACTGTGTTAAATGGATGTTCAGCAGTTACAGCTGCACTTGGGATGGTTCTGTTTGATCCAGGTGATGGATTGATGGTACCAACACCTTTGTACAATGGAATGCATAATTCCATGTGTAGAATGCCAGAAGTTGAAATGGTGTATGTAGATCTAGATGATAATCCAGAAATGCCATTTCAGCTAACAGCTGATAAACTGGAGTCAACATTTCAAGAAGCAGAGAAACAAGGAATCAAAGTACGAGGGTTGTTTCTGATTAACCCTCATAATCCCACTGGTGATATCTATCCAGAATCTCTACTCAGAGAGTGTTTACAGTTTGCCAAGAGGCATGCCTTACATGTCATTATTGATGAGATCTACTTGTTATCAGTATTTCAGGAAGATACTAAGTTTACCAGTGTGTTGAGTCTTGAAGATTTACCAGATCCAGAAAGAACACATGTTATATGGGGATTCTCCAAAGACTTCTGTATGTGTGGATTACGATGTGGTGTTTTGCATTCATTGAACAGTGAGGTACACAAAGCAttgggaaatacatgtatgtatttcactGTATCTGCTCTTCAACAACATATTCTCTTACAAATGCTTCAAGATGAGGATTGGGTGGAACAGACCTACATCCCTGCTAATCATCACTTACTTAGGGAATCTCATAGATTCTTGTCAGATGAATTGACCAAGTTAGGGGTACCTCATTTGAAGAGATCTGCTGGTCTTTTCATGTGGGTTAACCTTAAAAAATTCCTCCCAGTAGTTTCCTTTGATGAAGAattgaaattattcaatgaatttGTAGAAAATGGTGTAAACATTTCACCTGGTCAGTCATATCATTGTTGTAGGCCAGGATGGTTTAGGATTGTATTTGCAGTGTCAATTGATACACTAAAAATAGGTGTCGAGAGAATCAGAAAAGTTCTTGATAGTAGAAAATTGtcataa